A stretch of the Flavobacterium aquiphilum genome encodes the following:
- the pyrR gene encoding bifunctional pyr operon transcriptional regulator/uracil phosphoribosyltransferase PyrR, translated as MSQKVLLTSKEVNIILHRLACQLIEKHLDFSETVLIGIQPRGTFLAERLKELLENEYHISNVSLGYLDITFFRDDFRRTNKPLEANKTQIDFLVEDKKVIFIDDVLYTGRSIRAALTAIQSFGRPSGIELLTLIDRRFSRDLPIQPDYRGRQVDAINGEKVKVCWVEQDGEDGVYLVTN; from the coding sequence ATGAGTCAAAAAGTATTGCTCACTTCAAAAGAAGTCAATATCATTCTGCATCGTTTGGCCTGTCAGTTAATTGAAAAACATCTTGATTTTTCAGAAACTGTTTTGATTGGCATTCAACCTAGAGGGACATTTTTGGCTGAGCGATTAAAGGAATTATTAGAAAACGAATATCATATTTCGAATGTTTCTTTGGGGTATTTGGATATCACTTTTTTCAGGGATGATTTCCGTAGAACCAATAAACCTTTGGAAGCCAATAAAACCCAAATCGATTTTTTGGTCGAAGATAAAAAGGTAATCTTCATTGACGATGTGTTGTACACAGGGCGAAGCATACGTGCGGCTTTGACAGCCATTCAGTCTTTTGGGAGACCTTCAGGAATTGAATTATTGACGTTGATTGATCGTCGTTTTAGCAGGGATTTGCCAATTCAGCCGGATTATCGCGGTCGTCAGGTCGATGCAATTAATGGTGAAAAAGTGAAAGTTTGCTGGGTTGAGCAAGATGGGGAAGATGGTGTTTACCTGGTTACTAATTAA
- a CDS encoding glycoside hydrolase family 3 N-terminal domain-containing protein, with protein sequence MKLNLRKLSVALLIGFWAVTAIAQQKTPAYKNQDLPIDKRVEDLLKQLTLDEKISLIGFQSRPVERLGIPAYNWWNEALHGVARAGRATVFPQAIGMAATFNDELFHEVATAISTEARAKNNLAVAKDRRLQYMGLNFWSPNINIFRDPRWGRGQETYGEDPFLTGKMGTAFVKGMQGDNPKYMKTAACAKHFAVHSGPESTRHSFNAIVDEKDLRETYLYAFKKLVDANVESVMCAYNRVNSEPCCTGKTLLTDILHKEWNFKGHVVTDCWALQDIYDQHKALPNSVAVAAAAIKGGVNMDCSDLLQKDAMKALEQKLITTKDIDNALAPSLRTQFKLGFYDKPEDNPYRKYGVDSIANSYHIGLSRKMAEQSMVLLKNGLVNGSKILPFDKEKCKAIMVVGPNAASIDALVGNYHGISDKAVNFVEGIVGAVSPDTRVEYDMGCDFNDTQRFNGMWGSSMSDLTVAVIGFNPVYEGEEGDAFLADGKGDRKNMELPASHIAYMKALRKGSKSPIIAVITGGGAVDVSSIEPYVDAIIFAWYPGEQGGTALANLIFGKVSPSGHLPITFYKSFSDLPDYSSYAMGGRTYRYFTKEVQYPFGFGLSYTTFGYNWIQKPENIKMASSKISMQIKIENTGEYDADEVAQVYIEYPKIDRMPLKELKAFKRVAFKKGSSQNITLEIPLEELQKWDESKKQFRIYEGKYTVKIGSNSRDVQLETSFEIAK encoded by the coding sequence ATGAAATTGAATCTAAGAAAGCTGTCTGTTGCACTTTTAATCGGTTTTTGGGCTGTTACAGCAATTGCACAACAGAAAACACCAGCGTATAAAAATCAGGATTTACCGATTGATAAAAGGGTAGAGGATTTGTTGAAACAACTTACTCTCGATGAAAAGATTTCTTTAATTGGTTTTCAAAGTAGACCTGTAGAGCGATTAGGAATTCCGGCTTATAACTGGTGGAATGAGGCTTTGCATGGTGTGGCGAGAGCGGGTCGTGCGACCGTTTTTCCGCAGGCTATTGGAATGGCAGCGACTTTTAATGACGAATTGTTTCATGAAGTTGCAACCGCAATTTCAACCGAAGCGAGAGCAAAAAATAATTTGGCTGTCGCCAAAGACCGTCGCTTGCAATATATGGGATTAAATTTTTGGTCACCAAATATCAATATTTTCAGAGACCCGCGTTGGGGAAGAGGGCAGGAAACGTATGGAGAAGATCCATTCCTGACCGGAAAAATGGGAACGGCTTTTGTAAAAGGAATGCAAGGCGATAACCCAAAATATATGAAGACTGCTGCTTGTGCTAAACACTTTGCTGTACATAGCGGACCAGAAAGTACGCGTCATTCTTTTAATGCGATTGTTGATGAAAAAGATTTGAGAGAAACGTATTTGTATGCCTTTAAAAAGTTGGTTGACGCCAATGTAGAATCGGTGATGTGTGCTTATAATAGAGTGAATTCCGAGCCTTGTTGTACGGGAAAAACGTTATTGACCGACATTTTGCATAAAGAATGGAATTTCAAAGGACATGTCGTAACCGACTGTTGGGCATTACAGGATATTTACGATCAACACAAAGCCTTACCAAATAGTGTTGCTGTCGCCGCTGCTGCAATTAAAGGCGGTGTAAATATGGATTGCAGCGATTTATTGCAAAAAGATGCGATGAAAGCATTGGAACAAAAATTAATTACTACGAAGGATATTGATAATGCTTTGGCTCCTTCGCTGCGCACTCAATTCAAATTAGGATTCTATGATAAACCAGAAGATAATCCGTATCGAAAATACGGAGTCGATAGTATTGCAAATTCTTACCACATTGGTTTAAGCCGAAAAATGGCGGAACAAAGTATGGTTTTGCTAAAGAATGGTTTAGTAAATGGAAGCAAAATTTTACCTTTTGATAAAGAGAAATGCAAAGCGATTATGGTTGTAGGGCCAAATGCCGCATCAATTGACGCCTTGGTTGGTAATTACCACGGAATTAGTGATAAGGCTGTGAATTTTGTAGAAGGAATTGTCGGAGCGGTTTCGCCAGATACGAGAGTGGAGTATGATATGGGTTGTGACTTTAATGATACACAGCGTTTCAACGGAATGTGGGGTTCTTCGATGTCTGACTTGACGGTTGCAGTGATTGGGTTCAATCCGGTTTATGAAGGCGAAGAAGGTGATGCTTTTCTTGCTGATGGAAAAGGAGACCGTAAAAATATGGAATTGCCTGCTTCGCATATTGCCTACATGAAAGCATTGCGTAAAGGTTCAAAATCACCAATTATTGCTGTGATTACGGGAGGTGGAGCAGTCGATGTTTCTTCAATCGAGCCATATGTAGATGCCATAATCTTTGCTTGGTATCCAGGAGAACAAGGAGGAACTGCACTGGCTAATCTTATTTTTGGAAAAGTGTCTCCATCAGGACATTTGCCAATTACTTTCTACAAATCGTTCAGCGATTTACCAGATTACAGCAGCTACGCGATGGGTGGTAGAACCTATCGCTATTTCACCAAAGAAGTTCAATATCCTTTCGGATTTGGATTGAGTTATACCACTTTTGGTTATAATTGGATTCAAAAACCAGAGAATATAAAAATGGCTTCGAGTAAAATTTCAATGCAAATCAAAATTGAAAATACAGGAGAATATGATGCTGATGAAGTAGCTCAGGTGTATATTGAATATCCAAAAATTGACAGAATGCCGCTGAAAGAATTGAAAGCTTTTAAACGTGTTGCCTTCAAAAAAGGCAGCTCTCAAAATATTACATTGGAAATTCCATTGGAAGAACTTCAAAAATGGGATGAATCCAAAAAACAATTCCGAATCTATGAAGGTAAATATACTGTGAAAATCGGTTCAAATTCAAGAGATGTACAGCTAGAAACGAGTTTTGAGATTGCAAAGTAA
- a CDS encoding GH92 family glycosyl hydrolase translates to MNKNLKSVLFVIAGFCCLQIQGQSVKQNLTQYVDPYIGTGFHGHVFMGANVPFGGVQLGPVNISQGWDWCSGYHYSDPTIIGFSHTHLSGTGIGDLGDILFMPAVGKINLKKGTAKDMDNGYISSYDHKDEVAKPGYYSVILKKNGIKAEMTASERVGFQKYTFPASDQSHIILDLVEGIGWDRPANTYIRVKNDTLIEGYRFSKGWAPDQRIYFTAILSKPAKKIQLYDNTKEMINKVVMGDSAKAVIQFLTSKDETIKIKVGISAVSAENALMNIKREIPGWNFEKVAAVADEKWNNELNKIAVKTNDNAKMKTFYTALYHTMIAPSIYNDVNGDYYGTDKQVHRAAGFTNLTTFSLWDTYRGANPLFTLTQPERVSDMVNSMLAIYQESGHLPVWHLMGNETYCMPGNSAIQIVADAYLKGIKGIDGELAFEAVKATAMQDDRGLNYVKTLGYIPADNLRESVAIGMEYAIADGAIAMMAKKMGKIEDYKYFFKRSKAYQKYYDPSVTFVRGKVSDTEWRTPFDPFKSAHMKDDFAEGNAWQYTWLVPHDVEGLIAMLGGEKPFTKKLDNLFTVTGDMGKEASNDITGLIGQYAHGNEPSHHISYLFNFVGQPWKTAEKVRYIVDNLYTDKPDGLCGNEDVGQMSAWYVWSSLGMYSVNPFNGIYVFGSPSMDESVLNLTNGKSFTVKAINNSPKNIYIQSATLNGKPYTKSYILHSEIMKGGDLIFTMGATPSKSWGTAVNDRPYSVEK, encoded by the coding sequence ATGAATAAAAATTTAAAATCAGTACTTTTTGTAATTGCAGGTTTTTGTTGCTTGCAAATACAGGGGCAATCGGTTAAACAAAATTTGACGCAGTATGTTGATCCTTACATTGGAACCGGATTTCACGGACATGTTTTCATGGGGGCAAATGTTCCTTTTGGTGGTGTTCAATTGGGGCCGGTGAATATTTCACAAGGTTGGGATTGGTGTTCAGGCTATCATTATTCGGATCCAACGATAATCGGTTTTTCACATACGCATTTGAGCGGTACAGGAATTGGCGATCTTGGGGATATTCTTTTTATGCCGGCTGTTGGGAAAATAAATTTGAAAAAAGGGACGGCTAAGGACATGGACAACGGTTATATTTCGTCCTATGATCATAAAGATGAAGTAGCTAAACCAGGCTATTATTCGGTTATTTTGAAGAAAAACGGAATCAAGGCTGAAATGACTGCTTCTGAAAGGGTAGGTTTTCAAAAATACACTTTCCCTGCCTCAGACCAATCGCATATTATTTTGGATTTGGTCGAAGGAATCGGCTGGGACAGACCAGCAAACACTTACATTCGTGTGAAAAATGATACTTTAATTGAGGGTTATCGTTTTTCCAAAGGTTGGGCTCCTGATCAAAGAATTTATTTTACCGCAATTCTGTCAAAACCAGCCAAAAAAATCCAATTGTACGACAATACAAAAGAGATGATCAACAAAGTGGTTATGGGAGATAGTGCCAAAGCGGTGATTCAATTTTTGACTTCAAAAGACGAAACAATCAAAATCAAAGTGGGAATCTCTGCGGTGAGTGCTGAAAATGCTTTGATGAATATAAAAAGAGAAATCCCTGGTTGGAATTTCGAAAAAGTTGCGGCCGTCGCAGACGAAAAATGGAACAACGAGTTGAACAAAATTGCGGTAAAAACGAATGATAATGCCAAAATGAAAACGTTCTACACAGCTCTATACCACACAATGATTGCGCCTTCTATTTATAATGACGTTAATGGCGATTATTACGGTACCGACAAACAAGTACACAGAGCGGCAGGATTTACAAATTTGACGACTTTCTCTTTATGGGACACATATCGTGGTGCAAATCCGTTGTTTACATTGACGCAACCTGAAAGAGTTTCGGATATGGTCAATTCGATGCTGGCGATTTATCAAGAATCAGGGCATCTTCCAGTTTGGCATTTGATGGGGAATGAAACATATTGCATGCCAGGAAATAGTGCGATTCAAATTGTAGCCGATGCCTATTTGAAAGGGATTAAAGGAATTGACGGTGAATTGGCTTTCGAAGCCGTAAAAGCAACTGCTATGCAGGACGACCGTGGATTGAATTATGTGAAAACATTAGGCTACATTCCTGCCGATAATTTAAGAGAATCGGTAGCAATAGGGATGGAATATGCAATTGCCGACGGTGCTATTGCGATGATGGCAAAAAAAATGGGGAAAATAGAAGATTATAAATATTTCTTCAAACGTTCCAAAGCTTATCAAAAATATTACGATCCTTCAGTGACTTTTGTTCGAGGAAAAGTGAGCGATACGGAATGGAGAACTCCATTTGACCCGTTTAAATCGGCACACATGAAAGATGATTTTGCCGAAGGGAATGCGTGGCAATATACTTGGTTGGTACCTCATGATGTCGAAGGATTGATTGCGATGCTGGGAGGTGAAAAACCGTTTACCAAAAAACTAGACAATTTGTTTACTGTTACTGGTGATATGGGAAAAGAAGCATCCAATGATATTACAGGTTTGATTGGGCAATACGCACATGGAAACGAACCAAGTCACCATATTTCGTATTTGTTCAATTTTGTGGGACAGCCATGGAAAACTGCAGAGAAAGTACGTTACATCGTTGATAATTTATACACAGATAAGCCTGACGGTTTGTGCGGAAATGAGGATGTTGGACAAATGTCGGCTTGGTATGTTTGGAGTTCGTTAGGAATGTACTCTGTAAATCCTTTCAATGGAATCTATGTTTTTGGAAGTCCATCTATGGATGAATCTGTGTTGAATTTGACGAATGGAAAAAGTTTCACTGTAAAAGCAATTAACAATAGCCCTAAGAATATTTACATTCAAAGCGCCACTTTAAACGGAAAACCATATACAAAAAGTTATATTCTTCATTCGGAAATTATGAAAGGCGGAGATTTGATTTTTACTATGGGTGCAACTCCTTCTAAATCGTGGGGAACCGCTGTGAACGACCGTCCATATTCGGTTGAAAAGTAA
- a CDS encoding right-handed parallel beta-helix repeat-containing protein has product MKYKLLIFWLIITFGLSAKEIHVSVRGNDTNEGTLMKPFRTINHAAQIAVAGDVVIVHAGTYRERINPKNGGENDSNRIIYKAADGEKVEIKGSEVLTGWKKVKEGVWKIVIPNSFFGDYNPFKDYVAGDWCSNPVKIHTCDIFIGGKSLFETDKMELVTNPVPNAKVNEKESTLYTWYTECDDQTTTVWANFQKRNPNKELTEVSIRRTCFYPETPGINYITITGFDFSQAATQWGAPTAEQVGMVATHWNKGWIIENNTIHDSKCVGISLGKERKTGHNVWTQDLGNIFNDGNIHYIEVIFRVLKNGWNKENIGSHIVRNNKIFNCEQAGICGSMGAVFCTIENNHVYNIHQKKQFGGAELGGIKLHAAIDTQIIHNRIHSVDGAGIWLDWMAQGTRVSRNLMYNNSWQDIFAEVNHGPYLIDNNILLSENAINLQSTGGAIVHNLIVGTFELGLNQTRSTPYHLGHSTEIKGLSEIVPGDDRFYNNIFLTKKELKDGSYSLDENFGLNDYKKAKLSATADGNIYYGGSIPYFKEVNFIENRAVDPKFLLIEEGNKVFISYTLADDSGLKTKSVDTDLLGKTTVSKEKFENPDGTPLKIDIDYFGNKRSSINPSSGAFENKGNKIEKLQVW; this is encoded by the coding sequence ATGAAATATAAATTATTAATATTTTGGCTTATAATAACATTTGGCCTTTCGGCAAAAGAGATACATGTTTCTGTTAGAGGAAATGACACAAATGAAGGAACGTTAATGAAGCCTTTCAGAACGATTAATCATGCTGCCCAAATAGCTGTAGCTGGTGATGTAGTGATTGTTCATGCCGGAACTTATAGGGAAAGAATCAATCCGAAAAACGGTGGAGAAAACGATTCTAACCGAATTATTTACAAGGCAGCCGATGGAGAAAAAGTTGAAATCAAAGGCTCAGAAGTTTTAACAGGTTGGAAAAAAGTAAAAGAAGGTGTTTGGAAAATTGTGATTCCGAATTCTTTTTTTGGAGATTACAATCCATTCAAAGACTACGTAGCTGGTGATTGGTGTAGTAATCCTGTAAAAATTCATACTTGTGATATTTTTATTGGTGGGAAATCGCTTTTTGAAACGGATAAAATGGAATTGGTTACTAATCCAGTGCCTAACGCAAAAGTGAACGAAAAAGAGAGCACTCTTTACACGTGGTACACCGAATGTGACGACCAAACAACAACAGTTTGGGCTAATTTTCAAAAACGTAACCCCAATAAGGAATTAACCGAAGTCAGCATCCGAAGAACCTGTTTTTATCCAGAAACCCCAGGAATCAATTATATTACTATCACCGGATTTGATTTTAGTCAAGCGGCAACACAATGGGGAGCGCCAACGGCAGAGCAGGTGGGTATGGTTGCGACACATTGGAACAAAGGATGGATTATCGAAAACAATACGATTCACGATTCAAAATGCGTGGGAATCAGTTTGGGAAAGGAAAGAAAAACAGGTCATAATGTTTGGACACAGGATTTAGGGAACATTTTCAATGATGGAAACATTCACTATATCGAAGTCATTTTTAGAGTGTTAAAAAATGGCTGGAACAAAGAAAATATAGGCTCCCATATCGTTAGAAACAACAAAATATTTAATTGTGAACAGGCCGGAATTTGCGGAAGCATGGGCGCTGTTTTTTGTACAATTGAAAATAATCATGTTTATAATATCCATCAGAAGAAACAATTTGGCGGAGCTGAATTGGGTGGAATAAAACTTCATGCAGCAATCGATACACAAATAATCCATAACCGAATCCACTCGGTTGACGGGGCTGGAATTTGGTTGGATTGGATGGCACAAGGAACGAGAGTTTCAAGAAATTTAATGTATAACAATAGTTGGCAGGATATTTTCGCTGAAGTTAATCACGGCCCTTATTTGATTGATAATAATATTTTGCTTTCGGAAAATGCAATTAATTTACAGTCAACTGGCGGTGCGATTGTTCATAATCTGATTGTTGGGACTTTTGAATTAGGATTAAATCAAACCCGGTCAACGCCTTATCATTTGGGACATTCAACTGAAATTAAAGGTCTTTCCGAAATTGTTCCCGGTGATGACCGTTTTTATAATAATATATTCTTAACCAAAAAAGAATTGAAAGATGGAAGTTATTCTCTAGATGAGAATTTTGGATTAAACGATTACAAAAAAGCAAAATTGTCCGCAACTGCTGATGGGAATATATATTATGGAGGCTCAATACCTTATTTTAAAGAGGTTAATTTTATTGAAAATAGAGCAGTAGATCCTAAATTCTTATTGATTGAAGAAGGAAATAAAGTCTTCATATCCTATACATTGGCTGATGATTCAGGTTTAAAAACAAAAAGTGTTGATACTGATTTGTTGGGTAAAACTACTGTTTCCAAAGAAAAATTTGAAAACCCTGATGGAACACCCTTAAAAATTGACATTGATTATTTCGGTAATAAACGGTCGTCTATAAATCCTTCATCAGGAGCCTTTGAAAACAAAGGAAATAAGATAGAGAAATTGCAAGTTTGGTAA
- a CDS encoding ABC-F family ATP-binding cassette domain-containing protein gives MLTVNNLSVQFGKRILFDEVNTTFTHGNVYGVIGANGAGKSTFLKIISGDIDPTSGHIHLEPGKRMSVLNQNHNMFDEHTVLETVLMGNKVLYAVKTEMDALYLDYNDANADRIGELQVQFEEMNGWNADSDAAAMLSNLGINEEFHYTLMSDMEGKMKVRVLLAQALFGNPDLLIMDEPTNDLDFETIGWLENFLANYENTVIVVSHDRHFLDAVCTHISDIDFGKINHYSGNYTFWYESSQLAAKQRAQQNKKAEEKKAELEEFIRRFSANVAKSKQATSRKKMISKLNISEIRPSSRRYPAIIFDQDREAGDQILNVQNLSASIDGEILFKGVDLNMAKGDKIVLFSRDSRATTAFYEILNGNQKPDSGEFDWGVTTNQAYLPAENHSYFENDLTLVDWLRQWAKTEEERDEVYIRGFLGKMIFSGEEALKTSRVLSGGEKVRCMLSRMMMERANILMLDEPTNHLDLESITAFNNSLKNFKGSVIFTTHDHEFAQTVGNRVVELTPNGVIDRYMTFDEYLDDEKIQEQRKKMYS, from the coding sequence ATGTTAACAGTCAATAATTTATCAGTTCAGTTTGGCAAAAGAATTTTGTTTGACGAAGTAAATACAACCTTCACTCACGGAAATGTTTATGGAGTTATTGGAGCCAATGGTGCTGGAAAATCTACATTTTTAAAAATAATTTCGGGCGATATCGATCCAACTTCGGGGCACATTCATTTGGAACCCGGAAAACGTATGTCGGTTTTGAACCAAAATCACAATATGTTTGATGAGCATACGGTGCTTGAAACTGTGTTGATGGGGAATAAAGTTTTGTATGCTGTCAAAACAGAGATGGATGCTCTTTATTTGGATTACAATGATGCAAATGCTGACAGAATAGGGGAGTTACAAGTGCAATTTGAAGAAATGAATGGTTGGAATGCCGACTCGGATGCGGCCGCAATGCTTTCTAATTTAGGTATTAATGAAGAGTTTCATTACACTTTAATGAGTGATATGGAAGGGAAGATGAAAGTGAGAGTGCTTTTGGCACAGGCGCTTTTTGGAAACCCTGACTTATTGATTATGGATGAGCCTACCAACGATTTGGATTTTGAAACAATTGGTTGGTTGGAAAACTTCTTGGCAAATTATGAAAATACAGTAATTGTGGTTTCTCACGACCGTCATTTTTTAGATGCTGTTTGTACACATATTTCGGATATTGATTTTGGTAAAATAAATCACTATTCAGGAAACTATACTTTCTGGTATGAGTCTAGCCAGTTAGCGGCTAAACAACGTGCGCAACAAAACAAAAAAGCAGAAGAAAAGAAAGCGGAGTTGGAAGAGTTTATTCGTCGTTTTTCTGCGAACGTGGCAAAATCGAAACAAGCTACTTCCCGTAAAAAAATGATTTCCAAATTGAATATTTCCGAAATCAGACCTTCCAGCCGTCGTTATCCTGCGATTATTTTTGATCAGGATCGTGAGGCAGGAGATCAAATTTTGAATGTGCAAAATTTAAGCGCTTCGATTGATGGTGAAATTTTGTTTAAAGGAGTAGATTTGAATATGGCGAAAGGCGATAAAATAGTTCTTTTCTCAAGAGATTCGCGTGCTACAACTGCCTTTTATGAAATATTGAACGGAAACCAAAAACCGGATTCGGGTGAGTTTGATTGGGGAGTTACCACAAATCAAGCGTATTTGCCGGCTGAAAATCACTCGTATTTTGAAAATGATCTGACTTTAGTTGATTGGTTACGTCAATGGGCAAAAACAGAGGAAGAGCGTGATGAAGTTTATATTAGAGGTTTCCTAGGGAAAATGATTTTCTCTGGTGAAGAAGCTTTGAAAACAAGCCGTGTATTATCAGGAGGAGAAAAAGTTCGTTGTATGTTGTCACGAATGATGATGGAGAGAGCAAACATCCTGATGCTTGACGAACCTACAAATCACTTGGATTTGGAATCGATTACGGCTTTCAATAACTCATTGAAAAACTTTAAAGGTTCGGTTATTTTTACAACACATGACCACGAATTTGCTCAAACTGTAGGTAACCGTGTGGTTGAATTGACTCCAAACGGTGTTATCGATCGTTATATGACTTTTGATGAATACCTTGATGATGAGAAAATTCAGGAACAAAGAAAGAAAATGTATTCTTAA